Proteins from one Rhizobium sp. CB3090 genomic window:
- a CDS encoding FAD-dependent oxidoreductase — translation MAGNHSDPSGPDLALGIALTDLPDGGKLVGHRDGEPVLLVRRGAEIFAVGATCSHYSGPLVDGVIADDSVRCPWHHACFDLRTGEALRAPALSPLACWSVEQRGGKIFVGEKRKKPPPTPGESGAGPSPERIVIVGGGAAGFAAAERLRREHYQGAIVMISDDAAPPVDRPNLSKDYLAGKAPEDWIPLRKESFYAKNDIDLRLGTKVAGIDVRASEVVLADGTKVAFDKLLLATGAEPVRLTIAGADQPHVHTLRSLADSRSIIAQAGAARSAVVLGASFIGLEVAASLRTRGIEVHVVAPEERPMERVLGPEMGDFIRTLHEKNGVVFHLGDTAASISASEVVLHSGGTIAADLVVAGIGVRPRVDLAEAAGLATDRGVLVDAYLETSAPGIYAAGDIARWPDAYSGENIRVEHWVVAERQGAAAALNMLGRRKKFTDVPFFWSQHYDVPINYVGHAEGWDAIEVEGDIAAKDCLLRFKRGGRVLAVVTIFRDSESLQAELAMEQSKA, via the coding sequence ATGGCCGGTAACCATTCAGACCCGAGCGGACCCGATCTGGCCCTCGGCATTGCACTCACCGATCTTCCCGATGGCGGTAAGCTCGTCGGCCATCGCGATGGCGAGCCCGTGCTGCTGGTGCGCCGCGGAGCAGAGATATTCGCAGTTGGGGCCACCTGTTCGCACTATAGCGGGCCACTGGTCGACGGTGTCATCGCCGACGACAGCGTCCGCTGCCCCTGGCATCACGCCTGCTTTGATCTGCGCACCGGAGAGGCCCTGCGCGCGCCGGCGTTATCACCGCTCGCTTGCTGGTCGGTCGAGCAGCGCGGCGGAAAGATATTTGTTGGCGAGAAGCGAAAGAAGCCGCCGCCTACTCCGGGCGAAAGCGGTGCCGGGCCGTCTCCGGAAAGGATCGTCATCGTCGGCGGTGGCGCTGCCGGTTTTGCTGCCGCCGAGAGATTGCGGCGTGAACACTATCAGGGCGCGATCGTCATGATCAGCGACGACGCGGCACCGCCTGTCGATCGCCCCAACCTCTCGAAGGATTATCTCGCGGGCAAGGCTCCCGAAGACTGGATTCCACTGCGTAAGGAATCCTTTTATGCCAAGAACGACATCGACCTGCGTCTCGGAACAAAAGTCGCCGGTATCGATGTCCGTGCCAGCGAGGTCGTGCTTGCCGATGGGACTAAGGTCGCCTTCGACAAATTGCTGCTTGCGACCGGGGCCGAACCGGTGCGCCTGACCATAGCCGGCGCTGACCAGCCTCACGTACATACGCTGCGCTCCCTTGCCGACAGCCGCAGCATCATCGCGCAGGCCGGCGCGGCGCGGTCCGCTGTCGTGCTCGGCGCCAGCTTCATCGGGCTCGAGGTCGCCGCTTCTCTTCGGACGCGCGGCATCGAAGTGCATGTAGTTGCGCCCGAGGAGCGGCCGATGGAACGGGTGCTCGGACCCGAGATGGGTGACTTCATTCGTACCCTGCATGAGAAAAATGGCGTCGTCTTCCACCTTGGGGACACGGCTGCGAGCATCAGCGCGAGCGAGGTCGTGCTACACAGCGGCGGTACGATCGCCGCCGATCTGGTCGTTGCTGGCATCGGCGTGCGGCCACGGGTCGATCTCGCCGAAGCGGCCGGCCTCGCCACCGATCGGGGCGTCCTGGTCGATGCCTATCTCGAAACCAGCGCGCCGGGCATATATGCGGCCGGCGATATCGCGCGATGGCCCGATGCCTACAGCGGCGAGAACATCAGGGTGGAGCATTGGGTGGTAGCTGAGAGGCAGGGTGCAGCCGCGGCGCTCAACATGCTCGGACGCCGGAAGAAATTTACGGATGTGCCGTTCTTCTGGAGCCAGCATTACGACGTTCCGATCAACTATGTCGGCCATGCCGAGGGTTGGGACGCAATCGAGGTCGAAGGCGACATTGCCGCAAAAGACTGCCTCCTGCGCTTCAAGCGCGGCGGACGCGTTCTGGCTGTTGTCACGATCTTCCGCGACAGCGAAAGCCTTCAGGCCGAACTGGCGATGGAGCAGAGCAAGGCGTAG
- a CDS encoding PAS domain-containing methyl-accepting chemotaxis protein — protein sequence MTILGRGADAVAVLAALSKSQAMIEFDLAGKILTANESFCRALGYDLREIVGKHHSMFVEPAYASSEDYKAFWAKLSAGSFDQRQYKRIAKGGREVWIEASYNPVFRRGKPVKVIKIATDITAQKLKSAEDAGKIDALSRAQAIIEFTPAGEVLTANDNFLSALGYSLSEIQGKHHSMFCDPAYMGSAAYKEFWKKLANGELVADEFMRIGKGGRKVFIQASYNPIVDLNGKVFKVVKFATDVTSRVENVEQLAQCLTNLADGDLSQRIGKPFIRSLERLRTDFNGASEKLKDAMGTVAQNAKAISAGSNEIRTAADNLAKRTEQQAASVEETAAALEEITTTVKDSSRRAEEAGRLVTRTRDHAEHSGQVVRDAVTAMGQIESSSREISNIIGVIDEIAFQTNLLALNAGVEAARAGEAGKGFAVVAQEVRELAQRSATAAKEIKSLITASGAHVGNGVALVTKAGSALQEIASQVEEINVNVSAIVEAAREQSTALGEINQAVNTVDQSTQQNAAMVEEQTAASHGLAREAAALFELLEQFRFDDVSRYGNMSVQRGKVAA from the coding sequence ATGACTATTCTAGGTCGTGGTGCGGATGCTGTGGCGGTTCTTGCCGCGCTCTCGAAATCGCAAGCCATGATCGAGTTCGACTTGGCGGGTAAAATCCTTACTGCGAACGAGAGCTTTTGCCGCGCGCTTGGTTACGATCTCCGCGAGATTGTCGGCAAACACCACAGTATGTTCGTTGAACCAGCCTATGCGTCCTCCGAGGATTACAAGGCCTTTTGGGCGAAACTGTCGGCCGGTAGCTTCGATCAACGTCAATACAAGCGCATCGCCAAGGGCGGTCGCGAAGTCTGGATCGAGGCATCCTACAATCCCGTTTTTCGTCGTGGAAAGCCGGTCAAGGTGATCAAGATCGCCACGGATATCACGGCCCAAAAGCTGAAATCGGCAGAAGATGCAGGCAAAATCGATGCTCTTTCGAGAGCGCAGGCAATCATTGAATTCACGCCGGCCGGCGAAGTTCTGACCGCAAACGACAACTTCCTGTCCGCGCTCGGATATTCCCTTTCGGAGATACAGGGAAAACATCATTCGATGTTTTGTGATCCCGCATATATGGGATCAGCCGCCTATAAGGAATTCTGGAAGAAGCTTGCAAATGGCGAGTTGGTTGCCGACGAGTTCATGCGCATCGGCAAAGGCGGCCGAAAGGTTTTCATCCAGGCTTCCTACAATCCGATTGTCGATCTGAACGGCAAGGTCTTCAAGGTCGTAAAATTTGCAACCGATGTGACAAGCCGGGTCGAAAACGTCGAACAGCTCGCACAGTGCCTGACCAATCTCGCAGATGGGGATTTGTCGCAGCGAATCGGGAAGCCCTTTATCCGGTCGCTGGAGCGTCTGCGGACAGACTTCAATGGCGCATCCGAGAAGCTGAAAGATGCGATGGGAACCGTCGCTCAAAATGCCAAGGCGATTTCAGCCGGTTCAAACGAGATCCGGACAGCAGCAGACAATCTGGCAAAACGAACCGAGCAGCAGGCAGCATCCGTCGAAGAGACGGCTGCGGCGCTCGAAGAGATCACAACGACCGTCAAGGATTCAAGCCGTCGTGCAGAAGAGGCCGGCAGGCTGGTCACCCGGACACGGGATCATGCAGAGCATTCCGGTCAGGTCGTTCGTGATGCAGTTACGGCCATGGGCCAGATTGAAAGCTCGTCCCGCGAAATCTCCAACATCATCGGCGTAATCGATGAGATTGCCTTCCAGACGAACCTTTTGGCGCTGAACGCCGGTGTCGAAGCGGCAAGAGCCGGCGAAGCGGGCAAGGGCTTTGCCGTTGTGGCGCAGGAGGTCCGTGAGCTGGCGCAAAGGTCCGCGACTGCGGCAAAGGAAATCAAAAGCCTGATTACAGCGTCAGGCGCTCATGTCGGAAACGGCGTTGCTCTTGTTACCAAGGCCGGCTCGGCTCTGCAGGAAATTGCTTCCCAAGTGGAAGAGATCAACGTCAATGTGTCGGCGATCGTCGAGGCGGCGCGCGAGCAATCGACGGCGCTTGGCGAAATCAATCAGGCGGTGAACACCGTTGACCAGAGCACGCAACAGAACGCAGCGATGGTCGAAGAACAGACGGCCGCCAGCCACGGCCTAGCACGTGAGGCTGCCGCCCTGTTCGAATTGTTGGAGCAGTTCCGGTTCGATGATGTTTCCAGATATGGAAATATGTCGGTTCAAAGGGGGAAAGTGGCGGCCTAA
- a CDS encoding alkylphosphonate utilization protein codes for MNDQDDDYIYDEATGEWRLASEIAAEKAKAAEVRDAAGNVLAGGDSVVLIKDLKVKGAGQTLKQGTVIRSIRLTDNPEEIDCRHDAIKGLVLRTEFVRKR; via the coding sequence ATGAACGACCAAGATGACGATTACATCTATGACGAGGCAACCGGCGAGTGGCGGCTTGCTTCCGAAATCGCTGCGGAGAAGGCCAAGGCCGCGGAGGTTCGCGATGCGGCGGGCAATGTTCTCGCAGGCGGGGATTCCGTCGTGCTGATCAAGGACCTCAAGGTCAAGGGCGCCGGCCAGACGCTGAAGCAGGGAACCGTGATCCGGTCGATCCGGTTGACCGACAACCCGGAAGAGATCGATTGCCGCCACGACGCGATCAAGGGCCTTGTCTTGCGCACCGAGTTCGTCCGCAAACGCTGA
- a CDS encoding IS630 family transposase (programmed frameshift) — MGTALKIREDYTADELRRLARQSRDADWSRRLLALSVIYEGGSRSQAASIGGVGLQIIRDWVERFNLHGPDGLKTGKATGREPLLDDKQRKALAEAVEKGPVPYLDGVVRWRLVDLVQWLWQEHRVLVSRQTLGRELNAMGYRKLTARPKHHAQDPQAIEEFKKNFPAAVAEIAAGAAKGKRIEIWFQDEARIGQKNKITRRWAKRGTRPSAPHDQRTRSAYIFGAICPKLGKAAALVMPWCDTYAMNQHLMEISRHVAEDAHAILIMDQAGWHMSNNLTVPENVTILPLPPKSPELNPVENLWQFMRENWLSNRVFKSYEDIVDHCCDAWHKLQRQPWRVMSIGHRKWADEF, encoded by the exons ATGGGAACAGCACTGAAGATCCGCGAGGACTATACGGCTGATGAATTGCGTCGGCTGGCGAGGCAGAGCCGGGATGCAGATTGGTCCCGCCGGTTGCTTGCCTTGTCGGTCATTTACGAGGGCGGTTCGCGGAGCCAGGCGGCGTCGATTGGCGGGGTGGGTTTGCAGATCATCCGCGATTGGGTTGAGCGTTTCAATCTGCACGGTCCTGATGGTCTGAAGACAGGCAAGGCGACGGGGCGGGAGCCCTTGCTCGATGACAAGCAGCGCAAGGCGCTTGCCGAGGCGGTCGAGAAAGGTCCTGTTCCCTATCTCGATGGCGTCGTGCGCTGGAGGCTCGTTGATCTGGTGCAATGGCTTTGGCAGGAGCATCGTGTCTTGGTGAGCCGCCAGACGCTGGGGCGCGAGTTGAATGCCATGGGCTATCGCAAACTCACCGCACGTCCCAAGCACCATGCACAAGACCCGCAAGCGATCGAGGAATTTAAAAAAA ACTTCCCCGCCGCAGTGGCGGAAATCGCTGCCGGAGCCGCTAAAGGAAAACGAATAGAAATCTGGTTCCAGGACGAAGCCCGCATCGGCCAGAAGAACAAGATCACCCGTCGCTGGGCCAAGCGCGGAACACGGCCCTCAGCGCCGCACGACCAGCGCACGAGATCGGCCTATATCTTCGGTGCGATTTGCCCGAAGCTCGGCAAGGCCGCCGCACTCGTCATGCCGTGGTGCGACACCTATGCCATGAACCAGCATCTGATGGAAATCTCCCGCCATGTCGCCGAAGACGCCCACGCTATCCTCATCATGGATCAGGCGGGCTGGCACATGTCCAACAATCTCACCGTGCCCGAAAACGTCACCATCTTGCCGCTGCCGCCAAAGTCGCCCGAACTCAACCCGGTTGAAAACCTCTGGCAGTTCATGCGCGAAAACTGGCTCTCCAACCGCGTCTTCAAATCTTACGAGGACATCGTCGATCACTGCTGCGATGCTTGGCACAAGCTCCAACGCCAGCCTTGGCGCGTCATGTCAATCGGCCACAGAAAATGGGCCGATGAGTTCTAA
- a CDS encoding SPW repeat protein, protein MAITLMEGKRPQDWANLVLAICLFISPWVFGFTAETIPSWNAWIVAVVLAVLAIAALSVFVEWEEWANLVVGLWLIASPWLLGFAANTSERWTNVVLGALVAIVSLWAVWDVHHPHAHA, encoded by the coding sequence ATGGCAATCACTCTGATGGAAGGAAAAAGGCCCCAGGATTGGGCAAATCTGGTCCTGGCAATATGTTTGTTCATCTCCCCATGGGTCTTCGGCTTCACAGCCGAGACAATACCAAGCTGGAACGCGTGGATCGTTGCCGTCGTATTGGCTGTGTTGGCGATTGCGGCGCTTTCGGTATTTGTCGAATGGGAAGAGTGGGCAAATCTGGTGGTCGGTCTATGGTTGATTGCGTCTCCATGGCTGCTCGGCTTTGCTGCTAACACAAGCGAGAGATGGACGAACGTCGTTCTCGGAGCGCTTGTCGCTATCGTATCGCTGTGGGCAGTCTGGGACGTTCATCATCCCCACGCGCACGCTTAG
- a CDS encoding IS66 family transposase — protein sequence MSNASQNLPDDPAFLKAMIASLEAKNAKMSATLQAHDQLIQSLRLRIARLKKHGFGKSSEKIEREIQQLELALEDLMIAASEGSSEPLAEDEETEPAAPEESMPEKTMRRRPRVSDKAARERRELDPGTCCPACGGELRLVGEDVSKILDMIAAQMKVIEIARLKKSCRCCEKMVQLPAPSRPISGSMAGAGLLAYILVSKFDDHLPLYRLNEIFARMGVDIPDSTLVDWCGRAMQVLLPLIELIEAAIMSSDLLHADDTPIRVLDRSLRDKGLGKGVKKGRLWTYVRDQRPWAGIAPPGAVYYFAPDWKEEHVHRHLKEASGILQADGYKGYAKLYEAGTDGKRRFREASCWAHWRRDFHDIWTSNKSEIAREALDRIGALYDIERGIAGKSADIRLAARQKHSKAKVEAFRVWAEAQLTRIPGKSDLAGAFRYGLSRWSSFCLFLEDGRVAIDNNAAERALRPIGVGRRNWLFAGADTGAETLARAMTIIETAKMNGLDPQAYLADVLDRIQDHKINRLAELLPWNWKPTAAIICAEAA from the coding sequence ATGTCAAACGCGAGCCAAAATCTTCCCGATGATCCGGCCTTCCTGAAGGCGATGATCGCCTCGCTTGAGGCGAAGAACGCGAAGATGTCTGCGACCTTGCAGGCGCATGATCAGTTGATCCAGTCCCTGCGGCTGCGCATCGCCAGGCTGAAGAAACATGGCTTCGGCAAGTCGTCGGAAAAGATCGAGCGGGAAATCCAGCAGTTGGAACTGGCGCTCGAGGACCTGATGATTGCCGCTTCGGAAGGCAGCAGCGAGCCACTCGCCGAGGACGAAGAAACGGAGCCTGCCGCGCCTGAGGAAAGCATGCCTGAAAAGACCATGCGCCGCCGTCCGCGCGTGTCGGACAAGGCCGCTCGCGAGCGCAGGGAACTTGATCCCGGAACGTGCTGCCCCGCTTGTGGTGGCGAACTGCGGCTTGTCGGCGAAGACGTCAGCAAAATCCTCGACATGATCGCCGCACAGATGAAGGTCATCGAGATCGCCCGGCTGAAGAAGTCCTGCCGCTGCTGCGAGAAGATGGTGCAGTTGCCCGCGCCCAGCCGTCCGATATCGGGCAGCATGGCGGGCGCTGGTCTTCTGGCCTATATCCTGGTCTCGAAGTTCGACGACCACTTGCCGCTCTATCGCCTGAACGAAATCTTCGCCCGCATGGGCGTTGATATCCCCGACAGCACGTTGGTCGATTGGTGTGGCCGCGCCATGCAGGTGCTCCTGCCGCTGATCGAGTTGATCGAAGCCGCGATCATGAGCAGCGACCTTCTCCACGCCGACGACACGCCGATCCGGGTTCTGGATCGTTCTCTACGCGACAAGGGGCTGGGGAAAGGGGTGAAGAAGGGCAGGCTCTGGACCTATGTCCGGGACCAGCGCCCATGGGCGGGCATAGCTCCGCCCGGTGCGGTCTATTATTTTGCTCCCGACTGGAAGGAAGAGCACGTTCACCGTCACCTCAAGGAGGCGAGCGGCATCCTTCAGGCCGATGGCTACAAAGGCTATGCGAAGTTATATGAGGCCGGAACGGACGGGAAACGCCGCTTCCGGGAGGCTTCATGTTGGGCGCATTGGCGGCGCGACTTCCACGATATCTGGACCTCGAACAAATCCGAGATTGCCCGCGAGGCTCTCGACCGTATCGGCGCGCTTTACGACATCGAGCGCGGCATTGCAGGCAAGTCTGCCGATATCCGTCTTGCCGCGCGCCAGAAGCACAGCAAGGCAAAGGTCGAAGCATTCCGCGTCTGGGCCGAAGCGCAACTGACCCGTATCCCCGGCAAGAGCGATCTGGCGGGCGCTTTCCGGTACGGCTTGAGCAGGTGGTCTTCATTCTGCCTGTTCCTGGAAGATGGCCGTGTCGCAATCGATAACAACGCCGCCGAGCGGGCGTTGCGTCCTATCGGCGTTGGAAGACGAAACTGGCTCTTCGCGGGTGCCGACACTGGAGCAGAAACCCTGGCGCGGGCCATGACGATTATCGAAACCGCCAAGATGAATGGCCTTGATCCGCAGGCCTATCTGGCTGATGTGCTCGACCGCATTCAGGATCACAAGATCAATCGCCTCGCGGAGCTGCTTCCATGGAACTGGAAGCCGACAGCGGCAATCATCTGCGCCGAGGCCGCTTGA
- the tnpB gene encoding IS66 family insertion sequence element accessory protein TnpB (TnpB, as the term is used for proteins encoded by IS66 family insertion elements, is considered an accessory protein, since TnpC, encoded by a neighboring gene, is a DDE family transposase.), with translation MIGPGTGVRVYIACGVTDMRKGIEGLAALAQDVLRQKPTGGAVFAFRGKRGDRLKLLYFDGQGFCLYYKILQKGRFPWPLAADGAARLTSAQLAMLWEGIDWRRPDWGVPPARVG, from the coding sequence ATGATCGGGCCTGGGACAGGTGTTCGGGTTTATATCGCCTGCGGTGTCACGGACATGCGCAAGGGGATAGAGGGGCTGGCTGCTCTTGCCCAGGATGTGCTGCGCCAGAAGCCGACGGGAGGTGCGGTCTTCGCGTTTCGGGGCAAGCGGGGCGACCGTTTGAAGCTATTGTATTTTGACGGCCAGGGGTTCTGCCTTTATTACAAAATCTTGCAGAAAGGGCGGTTTCCATGGCCCTTGGCAGCAGATGGAGCAGCCCGGTTGACGTCTGCTCAACTGGCAATGCTGTGGGAAGGGATTGATTGGCGACGGCCCGACTGGGGCGTTCCTCCGGCCCGTGTCGGTTGA
- a CDS encoding transposase, with protein MRVEILGDERRRRWSDESKLEVVLSVGVDGASVTEVARRYSVTRQQVYTWRRELRKKGLLSPPSTTVFLPLDMPPAGDSKEARAFDGMQVLPAMMELQLRCGRSLRFSGDVDVVALKRLIRAIEAA; from the coding sequence ATGCGCGTGGAAATTCTCGGCGATGAACGTCGCCGACGTTGGAGTGATGAGAGCAAGCTGGAGGTCGTGCTGTCGGTAGGCGTCGACGGCGCGTCGGTGACAGAGGTGGCGCGCCGGTATTCGGTCACGCGGCAGCAGGTTTACACCTGGCGGCGTGAATTGCGGAAGAAGGGCCTGCTGTCGCCGCCGTCGACGACGGTGTTTCTGCCGCTGGACATGCCGCCGGCAGGGGACAGCAAAGAGGCTCGGGCTTTTGATGGCATGCAGGTTTTGCCTGCAATGATGGAATTGCAACTGCGCTGCGGACGAAGCCTTCGCTTCAGTGGCGATGTTGATGTGGTTGCACTGAAGCGCCTGATCCGGGCAATCGAGGCGGCATGA
- a CDS encoding sulfotransferase family 2 domain-containing protein produces MNNLISESTLPRLCFVHVPKTAGSSLNKLFSELYGDLKLPALTTLDYGLYSQDKLKAYRFYSGHCYWRDYSRLPSDARIFTVLRDPVARVVSLYKYWGSISTEHLTDKTMIEAMQTARDSSIYDFISSENPFIRESIVCGQIRQFLRPDLEQKIEVFRQTDSGLYQMVTQIYDTFSRFEAVLTVERLSESLPIFLKKLGIATRRTIPHVNSSPSRNDVDFSRVRELLFDSSYVDFLIYDLAQALEEQFVRQWKLETPVLEEEIGRDCL; encoded by the coding sequence ATGAACAATTTGATTTCTGAATCCACATTGCCGCGACTTTGCTTCGTTCACGTCCCTAAGACGGCCGGGTCATCATTGAATAAATTATTTTCCGAATTGTATGGCGATTTGAAGCTACCAGCGCTGACAACCCTCGACTACGGCCTCTACTCTCAAGATAAATTAAAAGCCTACAGGTTTTATTCAGGCCATTGCTATTGGCGCGACTACAGTAGACTCCCGTCAGATGCTCGTATATTTACAGTATTGAGAGACCCTGTAGCTCGTGTTGTTTCCCTTTATAAATACTGGGGTTCAATATCCACTGAACACCTCACTGACAAAACGATGATTGAAGCAATGCAGACTGCGCGAGATTCGTCGATATATGATTTCATCAGTTCGGAAAATCCTTTTATTCGAGAATCAATCGTATGTGGTCAAATCCGGCAGTTTCTTCGGCCCGATTTGGAGCAAAAAATTGAAGTGTTCCGTCAAACGGACAGCGGCCTGTATCAAATGGTGACACAGATATATGATACCTTTTCTAGGTTCGAAGCGGTACTGACTGTTGAAAGACTCTCGGAGTCATTGCCCATCTTTCTAAAGAAGCTTGGAATAGCGACTCGTAGGACCATTCCTCATGTGAATTCTTCACCATCCAGAAATGATGTTGATTTTAGTCGCGTAAGAGAGCTTCTTTTCGATTCGTCATATGTCGACTTTCTAATTTACGATCTCGCGCAAGCACTTGAAGAGCAATTTGTGCGGCAGTGGAAACTTGAAACTCCGGTACTGGAAGAGGAGATCGGCCGCGATTGTCTATAA
- a CDS encoding AGE family epimerase/isomerase has translation MLSDIFLKNEAKRAEGWLLEQAFPLWLTRGVDWEHGGFFDDLDSKGQPNSKIKRLRSVCRQIYVACAAHELKSPLAAPCIEHGLSFLDRFAKSADGGYYSTFDHYGVALSDHIDTYDLSFVLFAFAHVYRQLRLDGARQSALELLGFIQHNLAHSEGGFKEGIPSRQPRRQNPHMHLFEACLEWIPFDETGAFRRQALLLKELFDTRFHLQNAVVEYFDDDWKVLQKNGEIVEPGHVFEWCWLLYRFGCHFEINPSDISGLLQFGRRHGIASNGLLSGEVTLDGRSISNEVRLWPHAEWVRAEVVARRTTPSDKLVEALAALWRFLDHGGPGLWAERYNAISGFDKSPSPATSLYHITGAFLSLMAFSAGTQ, from the coding sequence ATGTTGTCCGATATTTTTTTGAAGAACGAGGCAAAAAGGGCGGAAGGCTGGCTTCTGGAACAAGCATTTCCACTTTGGCTTACAAGAGGTGTTGATTGGGAACACGGCGGCTTTTTTGACGATCTCGACTCAAAGGGTCAGCCTAATTCAAAAATCAAGCGGCTACGGTCGGTTTGCCGGCAAATCTACGTTGCGTGCGCTGCTCATGAACTAAAAAGTCCATTGGCCGCGCCTTGTATCGAGCATGGACTGAGCTTTCTCGATCGCTTTGCAAAGTCCGCAGATGGCGGATACTACTCCACTTTCGACCATTATGGCGTCGCGCTATCTGACCATATTGATACTTACGATCTTTCCTTCGTGTTATTTGCGTTTGCCCACGTTTATAGGCAACTTCGACTGGATGGAGCTCGTCAATCTGCGCTTGAGTTGTTAGGTTTTATTCAGCACAATTTGGCGCATAGTGAGGGCGGATTCAAAGAAGGAATTCCAAGCCGACAGCCAAGGCGTCAGAATCCGCACATGCATTTATTCGAGGCATGCCTAGAGTGGATACCATTCGACGAAACTGGAGCCTTTCGAAGGCAGGCACTCCTGCTAAAGGAGCTTTTTGACACTCGGTTTCATCTACAGAATGCGGTAGTAGAATACTTCGACGACGACTGGAAAGTTCTTCAAAAGAATGGCGAAATTGTCGAGCCGGGGCATGTTTTTGAGTGGTGCTGGTTGTTATATAGATTTGGATGCCATTTTGAGATCAATCCTTCCGACATAAGCGGTTTGTTGCAATTCGGTCGGCGGCATGGCATTGCGTCCAACGGACTCCTGAGCGGCGAGGTCACCCTGGATGGTCGTTCCATAAGCAATGAAGTCAGGCTATGGCCTCATGCAGAATGGGTTCGAGCAGAGGTTGTCGCAAGAAGAACGACGCCTTCCGACAAGCTCGTTGAAGCATTGGCCGCCTTATGGCGGTTTTTAGATCACGGCGGACCTGGTCTCTGGGCAGAGCGGTATAACGCAATCAGCGGTTTCGACAAATCACCATCGCCCGCTACCTCCTTATATCATATAACGGGAGCATTCCTGTCATTGATGGCATTCTCGGCCGGAACTCAATAA
- a CDS encoding HAD-IIIA family hydrolase: protein MTFRSVAIEDNGFCYRSFRSSGISKRPCIFFDRDGVLIVDSGYIGNPQSVILTEGCKLAVSAVRESRYASAIVTNQSGIGRGYYSWSDFEAVQKELSHHVGSDAFDAVYACGYHERRDVVPMTSHSWRKPNPGMLLAAATDLDLDMRNSWIIGDRYTDLLAGARAGLAGGFILGSPLKREISQEFGSLFPQFKVSCEPDVYRACLRIIKSF from the coding sequence GTGACATTCCGTTCTGTGGCAATTGAAGACAACGGGTTTTGTTATCGATCATTCAGGTCGTCCGGTATCAGCAAAAGGCCCTGCATATTTTTCGATCGAGACGGCGTATTGATTGTGGATTCCGGTTATATTGGAAATCCTCAGAGTGTCATCCTGACTGAAGGTTGCAAGTTGGCCGTTTCCGCAGTGCGGGAGAGCCGGTATGCGTCTGCTATTGTGACGAACCAATCGGGAATCGGTAGGGGCTATTACAGCTGGTCTGATTTTGAGGCTGTTCAGAAGGAACTCTCGCATCACGTAGGTAGCGATGCTTTCGATGCTGTCTACGCCTGCGGATACCACGAGCGCAGGGATGTTGTACCTATGACCAGTCATTCGTGGCGAAAGCCTAATCCTGGCATGTTGCTGGCTGCTGCGACCGACCTCGATCTGGATATGCGAAATAGCTGGATCATAGGAGACCGCTACACCGATCTTCTCGCAGGCGCACGTGCCGGCCTCGCGGGTGGCTTCATACTAGGCTCGCCGTTGAAGCGTGAGATCTCGCAGGAATTCGGATCTTTGTTCCCGCAGTTCAAAGTGAGTTGTGAACCCGATGTATATCGCGCATGCTTGCGGATCATAAAGAGCTTCTGA